TGGGTCTGGCTCCAGCCTCGAGGTAACGCGGCAGCACAATGAAGGCCGGATGCAGCAGGATGACCGAGACCAGGAGGTAGCCGATGGCCTTGTGCAGTCGCACCACGCGCGGCAGCTTCATCCCCCGGGTGAAGGCACTTTTGATCCGGGTGAGATACATCTGCCCCAACATCATCGAGAAGCCGAGAATGGTAAGTATTGATAGAAAATCCTTCAGCCAGCTTCCGCGGGCAGGTGTCGGACCAAAAACGACCAGAGCCGCGGGAATGACGAGGAAAAAGACCCCCATGATGAGGGAGGAATAGGATCGGATGACGTGGTTCATGGCATTATCCCCAGGAAACGACGACAGGTATCGACTTGTCGGGTGTGATTTGAATGGCATCCACCGGACAGTACATCCGGCAGAGGTGGCAGATTTGGCAATCATCCGGGTATCTGATGATCGCCTTCTTGGTTTTCGGGTCCATCCGGATCACATCCGTGGGACAGACCTGGACGCAGGTTTCGCAACCGATGCATCCGTTGATTGTGTCAATTGGCATAGCTTTCGTGGCTTGGCTTCGGGCATACCCTAGGCCCTCCTCGTAAAGCTCGTATTTCCCCAACCACTGAATTTGTTTAAGATTCTGTAAAGTTCAGGTGAATCTCACGGCCAAAATCAGCCACCATTCAGTTACTCCACCCAGCACTGCAAATTTCTCCAACATTTGTAATCGCGCAAAGTGACTTTTCCCTTTTAAATCACATCGTCGTGAAGGAAATCTGGGAAATCGCAATACTACCGCATAACTTACCCCTGACATGTGTCGTTGGTTTGTTCATGCTCTACTGGCTTAGCTGTATCATCGGGATCTTCGGGGTCGACTCGGTCGATATTGACCTCGATGCCGATGTCGATCTGGACGTCGACGCTGATGGCGACTCCAACGGACATATCCCGTCGCCCCTCGCCGCCGCCCTGCGCTTTGTCAATGCCGCCGATGTCCCACTCATGGCCATTCTCTCATTACTGTCCGTCTTCATGTGGGTCGGCTCCATGATGGCAAACTACTACCTCAATCCAGAACTCTGGGACTGGCTGGTCATGGTCATCTTTTTCTCATCGTTTGTCGTATCCGTGATTCTGGTGAAAATAGCCACCGCTCCCCTCGTTCCTGTTTTCCGGAAAATGAAGGAACTCGAAAAAGCAGAACCCGCTGTCGGCGGTACAGCTATCGTGATCTCCAAGGAGGTCGATGGAAAATACGGGCAGGTCGAACAAAAACGGGAAAAAGGCGCTCCAGCTACCCTTACCTGCATCACTTCAGAAGATTCTCCCATCCCTCGCGGAACCGAAGTCGCCGTTGTCTCCTACGATAAGGACACAGGCATTTACAACGTCAGAACCCTGTAACATTCAATTAAACAACCCAACATCAATACACTATGAATACCATGCAAATCCTCGCAGCCGCCCCCCAGTGGATAATGGCCGTCGTCATTCCAGTAGCCGTGATCATCCTCGGGCTTTTTGTCCTCATCCTCCTGTTCTACCGCAAGGTGGAAAAGGGAACCGCCCTCGTCGTTACCGGCCTGCCGAAAACCAAGGTCATCTTCAACGGCGGCACCGTCATCCCGCTGTTCAACCGCGCCGAGCTGATGGATATCTCGGTCAAACGCATCGAGGTCGACCGCACCGGTAAAAACGGCCTGATCTGCAAGGACAACATGCGCGCCGATATCAAGGTCGCCTTCTTCGTCCGGGTCAATAACGTCGAGGACGATGTACTCCGCGTCGCCGAGTCCATCGGCTGCGACCGCGCATCATCCGAGCCGGAAATCCGCGCTCTCTTCGATGCCAAGTTCTCCGAGGCCCTCAAAACCGTCGGTAAGAAATTCGATTTCATCCAGCTCTACGAGGAACGCGATACCTTCCGCGATGAAATGCTCAAAGTCATCGGCACCGACCTCAAT
The Akkermansiaceae bacterium DNA segment above includes these coding regions:
- a CDS encoding ferric reductase-like transmembrane domain-containing protein, whose protein sequence is MNHVIRSYSSLIMGVFFLVIPAALVVFGPTPARGSWLKDFLSILTILGFSMMLGQMYLTRIKSAFTRGMKLPRVVRLHKAIGYLLVSVILLHPAFIVLPRYLEAGARPIDSLITMVTEFDNMGIVLGLAAYALMILLGITAVFRTKMPISYRQWRVLHGILSILFIAFGTWHAVDMGRHMDRVLSIYFITLATIGCLLVLQLYLFNNQPSKEPANG
- a CDS encoding DUF1449 family protein: MKEIWEIAILPHNLPLTCVVGLFMLYWLSCIIGIFGVDSVDIDLDADVDLDVDADGDSNGHIPSPLAAALRFVNAADVPLMAILSLLSVFMWVGSMMANYYLNPELWDWLVMVIFFSSFVVSVILVKIATAPLVPVFRKMKELEKAEPAVGGTAIVISKEVDGKYGQVEQKREKGAPATLTCITSEDSPIPRGTEVAVVSYDKDTGIYNVRTL
- a CDS encoding 4Fe-4S binding protein; the protein is MPIDTINGCIGCETCVQVCPTDVIRMDPKTKKAIIRYPDDCQICHLCRMYCPVDAIQITPDKSIPVVVSWG